DNA from Flavobacteriales bacterium:
TCGGGTGGTTCCTCAAGGGTCGCGAGCAGCGCTTCCTCAACGGGCAGCTCATCTGGGATGAGCCCTATCGGCTGCCCGACCTGCAGCGCCGCTCGCAGTTCAATGTGGTGGTGGGCATGGGCATGGAGGGCCGCCGTTGGGGCTTCGATGTCCGTGGCCAGTCGAGCCTGGGCCTCTTCGACCGGCTGGTTACCCAGCAGAGCCAGGTCTACGCCATCACCTTCACCTACCGCATGGGCAATCCGCCCCCGGAGCCGCCGCCGGCCGAGGAGGAGCAATGAAGCCCTTCCTTCAACGGCGTGGCGCCCGCTGCGGCGCTGGCACTCACTTCCGGGTGCGCACCTTGCTCCACGGCTTCACCTGCCAGGTGGCGATGCCCGTGGCCACGTGGTTCCCATCCGCATCGTGCAATTCAACCGTGCTGGTGTAATCCACTGCGTCGGCCGCCCGCAATGGCACCATCACCTGCTCCTCGATCACCCGCGTCAGGTCGGGTGCCGAAGCGATGACGCGCTTCTTCGCCTGATAACGGTACTGGATGCGCAGCTCGCGCAGGATCATGCGGTACTCCTTCGGATCGAGGCGCTCAATCACCGCCAGGCCGCTGCACATCTCGGCGGCGGTAGCCAGCGCGCAGGCGTGTATGCCCTTGATGTGGTTGCGGTTGATGCGCCAGTACGGGATGGTGACGCTCATGCCCCCGTCCTTCAACGGCACCACCCTGAACCCATGCGGCCTGTTGAAGGGGATGAGCCAAGGCAGCAGGGCATTCGCCAGCCAGCGATGCGCCCACGAATGGCGGGCCTTCCCGAGCAGTGCGGAGAGCTTCATGCGAGCGAAGCTACCGCCTTGGCCTAGAGGCGCTCGTTGGCAAGGTTGGCCAGCGGGCTGCG
Protein-coding regions in this window:
- a CDS encoding DUF4442 domain-containing protein, which encodes MKLSALLGKARHSWAHRWLANALLPWLIPFNRPHGFRVVPLKDGGMSVTIPYWRINRNHIKGIHACALATAAEMCSGLAVIERLDPKEYRMILRELRIQYRYQAKKRVIASAPDLTRVIEEQVMVPLRAADAVDYTSTVELHDADGNHVATGIATWQVKPWSKVRTRK